One genomic segment of Aureimonas sp. AU20 includes these proteins:
- a CDS encoding HAMP domain-containing methyl-accepting chemotaxis protein: protein MRLTIRSKMIAAFAGVLGMMGASGYYGVLSLQSSNENMQTFVSRPYVQTKRAEDAARNMQSLGRSINRMLASRDDAEMAEIRAQIDEGVVHGLKVMADYRASLGAETPGAIQIADSVITDMHTWQGMANTMMDMMQRNPTTRANELYAGDAVPLIDALATDFSETLEKIDGGLSVPPELRSSLVAARLSLPQTMYRLLATIAETNETRLAVATQSFENSLKSLDISITAYVAAAMGSPIESAASAQAANWRRLQPVIEKIAAYGKANEEAKANAYNAAKARPFLLGIDKQMDEMIASETKFAQSLADGTQNEFTSTRHTMIVLVALALLMGVGAAIWIIRSISSGLNLAKHHARKIGDGDISEKIEVKHDDEIGDLLTTMCQMRGKLNETIVAIRESSAQVSSGSTQSAATAEQLSSGATQQAAASEQASAAIEQMSANVRQNADNAGTTEKIAAQASVNAEKSGAAVGASVVAMRTIAEKITVIQEIARQTDLLALNAAIEAARAGSHGKGFAVVASEVRKLAERSQIAAQEIGQLSTQTLLTSEEAGQMLDALVPDIRRTAELVTEISAACREQSIGIEQINQAIGQLDQVTQSNAGAANEMAATASQLSAEAGRLEDSAGTFKLEETAAARIAKTGRTASVIELRQAGQTLGVGSATPNEAPSRNAPFRSAGALDTTPDDRDDFHRLTA from the coding sequence GTGCGCCTAACTATCAGATCGAAAATGATCGCTGCATTCGCGGGCGTCTTGGGAATGATGGGGGCGAGCGGATATTATGGCGTCCTTAGTCTTCAGTCTTCCAACGAAAATATGCAGACCTTCGTGTCTCGGCCCTATGTACAGACCAAGCGCGCCGAGGACGCCGCGCGCAACATGCAGAGCCTCGGGCGCAGCATCAACCGGATGCTCGCGTCCAGGGATGACGCTGAGATGGCGGAAATCCGCGCGCAAATCGACGAGGGCGTCGTCCACGGGCTCAAGGTGATGGCGGACTACCGCGCCAGCCTCGGGGCCGAGACGCCCGGCGCGATCCAGATCGCCGACAGCGTGATCACGGACATGCACACCTGGCAGGGCATGGCCAACACGATGATGGACATGATGCAGAGGAACCCGACGACGCGGGCCAACGAGCTTTATGCCGGCGACGCCGTGCCTTTGATCGATGCGCTCGCCACCGACTTCTCCGAAACGCTGGAGAAGATCGACGGCGGCCTGTCGGTTCCCCCCGAGCTGCGAAGCTCGTTGGTCGCGGCTCGCCTGTCCCTGCCGCAGACCATGTATCGCCTCCTGGCCACGATCGCGGAGACAAACGAGACGCGTCTCGCCGTGGCGACGCAGAGTTTCGAAAACAGCCTCAAGAGCCTCGACATCTCCATCACCGCTTATGTCGCAGCGGCCATGGGATCGCCGATTGAAAGCGCGGCGAGCGCGCAGGCGGCGAATTGGCGCCGTCTCCAGCCAGTGATCGAGAAGATCGCCGCCTACGGGAAGGCCAACGAGGAGGCCAAGGCGAACGCGTATAATGCCGCCAAGGCGCGTCCCTTCCTTCTCGGTATCGACAAGCAGATGGACGAGATGATCGCCTCGGAAACCAAGTTCGCTCAGAGCCTGGCCGACGGCACACAGAACGAGTTCACCTCCACGCGCCATACCATGATCGTGCTGGTGGCGCTCGCCCTCCTGATGGGCGTGGGCGCCGCCATCTGGATCATCCGGTCGATCTCGAGCGGCCTCAACCTCGCCAAGCATCACGCCCGCAAGATCGGCGACGGCGACATTTCCGAGAAGATCGAGGTCAAGCACGACGACGAGATCGGCGATCTCCTCACCACCATGTGCCAGATGCGCGGCAAGCTGAACGAGACCATCGTCGCGATCCGCGAATCCTCCGCCCAGGTCTCGTCCGGCTCGACCCAGTCCGCCGCCACCGCCGAGCAGCTTTCCTCCGGCGCCACGCAGCAGGCCGCCGCCTCCGAGCAGGCCTCTGCCGCGATCGAGCAAATGAGCGCCAATGTGCGCCAGAACGCCGACAATGCCGGCACCACGGAGAAGATCGCAGCCCAGGCCTCGGTGAACGCCGAGAAGTCGGGCGCCGCCGTCGGCGCCTCGGTGGTCGCCATGCGCACCATCGCCGAGAAGATCACCGTGATCCAGGAGATCGCCCGCCAGACCGACCTTCTGGCGCTGAACGCCGCCATCGAGGCGGCCCGCGCCGGCAGCCATGGCAAGGGCTTCGCGGTGGTCGCCTCGGAGGTGCGCAAGCTCGCCGAGCGCTCCCAGATCGCCGCGCAGGAAATCGGGCAGTTGTCGACGCAGACGCTTCTGACCTCGGAAGAGGCGGGGCAGATGCTGGACGCGCTGGTGCCCGACATCCGGCGCACGGCGGAACTGGTGACGGAGATTTCGGCGGCGTGCCGGGAGCAGTCGATCGGCATCGAGCAGATCAACCAGGCGATCGGGCAGCTGGATCAGGTGACGCAGTCCAACGCCGGGGCGGCCAACGAGATGGCGGCGACGGCGAGCCAATTGTCCGCCGAGGCGGGGCGCCTGGAGGACAGCGCGGGCACGTTCAAGCTGGAGGAGACCGCGGCGGCGCGGATCGCGAAAACCGGCCGTACCGCCAGCGTCATCGAGTTGCGTCAAGCCGGGCAGACTTTGGGCGTCGGCTCCGCCACACCGAACGAGGCGCCTTCGCGCAACGCCCCTTTCAGGTCGGCTGGCGCGCTCGACACGACGCCGGACGACCGCGACGATTTCCATCGTCTGACCGCTTAA
- a CDS encoding alpha/beta fold hydrolase produces the protein MRSRNHATGLLAILSGLAVVPQLGGLGPAWADETPAACTDIDGARCFVDLPTGIRMAYVEVGPSGGRTVLLLHGLTDSARSWSQTMAALHAKDPALHIVALDLRGHGQSAMPAAETCAREPKLCFTPRLFADDVLAFMDGKGIGTASLAGHSMGSMVAQEIALEHPERIEATVLVASSNRTAGNAVLADYVLKEPVLGSWKAGLDAKGLTDPMAVWSATPLDADPNAETWIAANWDVDPAADPALVQAITKETAHVRLGTWRGATQALLDVDNTERLGELRVPTLVLWGTQDAIFTRDPDQSGLMEVLGKAARAHGTPVVWKQYGVDPLPASGAQTSDIGHNVQWDAPDQVADDILSFLATGAPTPDGTRAVIEKDAATLVTMPGKAEIVRP, from the coding sequence ATGCGCTCGCGGAACCATGCCACCGGACTGCTCGCGATCCTCTCAGGCCTTGCGGTAGTGCCGCAGCTCGGCGGCCTGGGGCCGGCCTGGGCCGACGAGACGCCGGCGGCCTGCACCGATATCGACGGCGCAAGGTGCTTCGTCGATCTGCCGACCGGCATCCGCATGGCCTATGTCGAGGTCGGCCCTTCGGGCGGGCGCACGGTCCTTCTTCTCCACGGCCTGACGGACAGCGCCCGCTCCTGGTCGCAGACCATGGCCGCGCTTCACGCCAAGGACCCGGCCCTGCACATCGTCGCGCTCGACCTGAGAGGGCACGGGCAAAGCGCCATGCCAGCCGCCGAGACCTGCGCGCGGGAGCCCAAACTCTGCTTCACGCCAAGGCTGTTCGCGGACGATGTCCTGGCGTTCATGGACGGGAAGGGGATCGGCACGGCCAGCCTCGCCGGCCATTCCATGGGCTCGATGGTGGCGCAGGAGATCGCGCTGGAGCATCCCGAGCGGATCGAGGCCACGGTTCTCGTCGCGTCCAGCAACAGAACCGCCGGGAATGCCGTGTTGGCCGACTATGTCCTGAAAGAGCCCGTGCTCGGAAGCTGGAAGGCCGGCCTGGACGCCAAGGGCCTGACGGACCCGATGGCCGTGTGGAGCGCGACGCCGCTCGACGCCGACCCGAACGCCGAAACCTGGATCGCCGCCAACTGGGATGTCGATCCCGCCGCCGACCCCGCTCTCGTCCAGGCGATCACGAAGGAAACCGCGCATGTCCGCCTCGGCACATGGCGCGGCGCGACGCAGGCTCTGCTCGACGTCGACAACACCGAGCGGCTGGGCGAACTGCGCGTGCCGACCCTCGTGCTCTGGGGAACGCAGGACGCGATCTTCACCCGCGATCCCGATCAGTCCGGCCTCATGGAGGTGCTGGGCAAGGCTGCCAGAGCGCATGGCACGCCCGTGGTCTGGAAGCAGTACGGCGTCGATCCCCTGCCGGCCTCCGGCGCCCAGACCAGCGACATCGGCCACAACGTGCAATGGGACGCGCCGGACCAAGTGGCCGACGACATCCTGTCCTTCCTTGCGACCGGCGCGCCGACGCCGGACGGCACCCGCGCCGTGATCGAGAAGGACGCGGCGACGCTCGTCACCATGCCGGGGAAGGCCGAGATCGTTCGACCCTAA